From the genome of Capsicum annuum cultivar UCD-10X-F1 chromosome 4, UCD10Xv1.1, whole genome shotgun sequence:
TTTTGGGAATTGATCCAGCTAAGTTGTTTCCAGAAAGATGAAGGTCTAATAAGCTGCTTAAGTTCCCAACTTCATTTGGAATTCGCCCATTGATTTTGCAACTGACGGCGTAAAATTTTCTAAGAGAGGTGGAAAGGTTCCCCGTGGAGGCTGGAAGCATGCCATTTAGTgggtttaaaaatatataaagaactGTTAAATTTCTGCAATTGGTTAAGGAAGTCAGGAAGCTTAATGATGAGTCGCTGGTTAAATTGTTTCCCCCTAAATTTAAATACTGTAGATGAGTCAAATATCCAAGAGAATAGGGAATCAAGCCAGTGAGTTGGTTGTGAGAAAGCTCTAGAATAGTAAGTTTGGAACAATTGGAGATGGAATGAGGAATAGTCCCAATAAGATTGGTGAAGTTCATCACGTAAAGCTCTTCAATGTTGGGTAAGATAGAACCTATGTTTGGTGGGAGGCTTCCTGATAGATTGTTGAATGAAAGATCAATTATTTTCAGCCCTGATATGTTGAAGATCTCCATATCAAGTGAACCACAAAACCTATTAAATGCAAGATTAAGTACCTCCAACTCATTGAGATTGCTTATCTCTTTGGGTATTTCACCTGGAAACACATATAGTGGATTATTAGTGGGTTTAAATAGTTGGTTCAATCTATTTTTGGTAAGATATAAGAATTGCATCTTGTTTAAGTTGTCAATCTCCCATGGTAGAATTcactaagattttaacttttatatTGTCGGTCATATGAaagtattaaaagaaaaaagaaaaaaaatacgtATAGAAGATAAATATATTCGAACAGAGCCATTAATCTGGCTTCTGAAGTGTGAAAAACTGTCTCAATTATAATGAGAGAATTTTATACTTAACTGGTTCTAGTCTTTACAAACTGGAATTGTAGGAATAACAAACTTGTTCTAGAACATTCTTGTGTGCCAGCTCACTACCAACTAACTATCAATCAGCCAGCTCATCTAACTAACTGAGCAACAACTTGTTGCAGTggattaataaaacaaaaaaatgaatggATGGAGCAGTAGATCGACATAATGAAATATAATCCTCAACAACATGAAGCAATTAGATACAAGCATTCATAAGATAAAAAACATACCTGTTAAGTCATTTACCGATAAATACAATAGTTGAAGTTGTGAACAATTTGATAAGCTTGTAGGAATATGACCATGAAGCTTGTTTCTCGATAAATAAAGCCCTTTGAGTATTGGGAGAGCATTGCATAAGCCATTGGGAAGACTTCCTGATAAGCTATTCATTGTAAATGCTATATTTTCAattctagaaatattgaaaactgTGAATGGTATAGAACCCGTAAGTTGATTATATTGTACGGATAGCACTTTCATGTTGTGAAGATTGCCGATCCCTTCTGGAATGTTTCCTTGAAGTGAATTATGAGATATCTCCAAAGTCTCCAACCTTGAGGCATTCGAGAGTGACAGAGGAATAGAACCTATGAGCTTGTTACCCCTCATGTTTAATTCTCTAAGGTTTATAAGActtccaatcacttttggtatttgTCCCTCTATCAAATTGAAATTCAGATTCAAAGTCTCAAGTTTGGAAATATTAGAAAATGAACAAGGGATGGAACCAGTGAAACAATTATTCTTAAGACTTAGAAATTGAAGTTGGTGtaaaaatccaaaccaagaaGGAACCTTTCCGCTGAAGTTGTTGACACTTAACCTAAGATACTTAAGCCGATGCAAGCGTGCCATTTCTTGAGGTAAATTCCCATGGAAATTGTTGCTTCCCaagtcaagagaaacaagaaatgagAGGTTTCCAAATTCCCGGGGAATCGTGCCTGTAAGAGCCCTGTTAGAAAGACTCAAGGACTTCACTCGCTGGTGGCGGGAGCCACAAGTGACTCCAACCCAATGACAAACGGACGTAGCGGGAGACCAACTTTCATCCAAGAGTCGGAAATGATTTGGGATTTTAAAGATAGAAGAGCTAATTGATCTGTAGTAatgttggtttgggtcatgactgAACTAGCCATAAGCAAGAAGAGTGTTGAGAGAAAAAATGTGAAGGCTTTCTCCATTATTGCAAAAATTAGTAGGTAAACTCTATAACATGTGGTTTTGAGACTTTAAATAGAAATGAGGTCTCCCTTTTGGTCATATCAATACTAATAGCACCAAATTACCAAGTCTTTCACATCTCAATCAGAATTATAAATGTGGTGGCAAAAAAGTCCTCTATTCAGCCAAAGACTTGGCAAGTCAACCAAGTCTTCCTTTATTTTTTGTGGAAAAAAATCCTCTTTAGCAAATAGTCTTGCTTTCATAAATACTGTAGAATTTTGTGGTGAACACTGAAGAGTTGTGCCACACTTACTAAGTATACTATAGTGGAACAATGAGAGCCTTCCTAAGTAGTCAAGTTTTGTCCAATGAATTACTTTCTATATGTTATGAACTTATACCATTCTGATGGCTGATTATATTATCTAGCTCTTATGTTATGAACACATCTCTGACCAACTAGTGAACATGAATAAATCTTGTTATATGGTTGCTCCAAATACTGATGTCTAATGCTGATAGAAGTGAGGAATTAAACCAATGATCATTGgtgtaactgataaagttgttgtcgTGTGACTGGAAGGCCACTAGTTCGAGCTGTGGAAATGATCTCTTGCAAAAATGTAGGGTATGGCTACGTATGATATATCCTTAGGGTTCAGCCCTTTCCTAGACCCCATGCATAGTAGGAACTTAATGCACTGGACTGCCCTTTTATTAgcctcaacaacaacaaatttcCCTTTAAATATCTTGATATCCAAACTACATGTGAAGAGAAAGGGGGCATCCTCAAGAACTTTTCCAGCTCGTGTAGTTTGTTATGTCAGCTCCAAAAAGATAAGTTgcattgaaattgataaagttcCGTGGAGTTCATAATTGCATAGAAGGAATCAAAGTAATGATTGCAGGGCATTGAGGCACTTCTTTGATGGTCCTTATACGCCTGCCGGGCCgctctgaaaaattcaaaatttatttatgttttaggaTAGTGAGAGCAAGTGCAGAATAAGgattgatttaaatatatctaatGAAAGGTGAGACTTGAGAATCTCTCTACAATTATAGTGTATTTGGGTTCTTGAAAGAACTTTTCGGTGTTGAAATTGATcttatctatatatctatataattatTATACTACCTTAAAAGCATAAACTCTaaaattttaatgtaaaattactaaaatatccctgaaattttaaaagaaattaaaaattaaaagtaaaattactaaaataaccccaaaattttaaaaaaaaaaaaaaagaattatatacAATTTTCCAACCCTGGAACATTGCCTTTGCATCTGTAGTGAATAGCCAcaatttttaaccaaaaaaaaaaaaagaagagagaatagACGCACAACTTGGATAGACACCAACGTCAGACAAATCTAACGAATACAACTTTTCACTTTACTCTGTTGAAAGACTTGTGATGCAACTCTTCGCTTTTCTCTCTGTTGAAAGAcataatcacataaacataacGCACAATTAGGACAGACACCAACGTAAATCAAATCTAACAGATGCAACTTTTCGCTTTTCTCTGTAGAAAGACATAATCACATATTACACTGTTCCTACAAATCTCCAACTTCTGCTGCGTGAAACAAACAGGTATGCCCTATAACTCCTACTTACCCAAGCTTACTAGTTACTACCTGTCGAAGCACAACATCTTCTTCACTATGTTTGGCGttattttttcctgcacattaCATATTCAACTTTCGAATGGCTAAATTTTTCACCCCTATAAATGAGTTGTAAGCTTACACCTTCAAATTTTAAACCCCTAATAGCGTTCCAATCTTCCTCACAATGTTTGGTTTTGACTTTCTCCCTGCAGATTACAATATAGGTTCTGCATTCTAACATGAACATTGGTACTTCTTCCCTTGAGGATTTTTAACTCTAAAAAAACATAGAACTTAATTAAATGTCTACCGTGGTAAGTCTGAAAGAAAAAGAACTTTGCGTTCATTAAACAAATCATCTTCTTTGCTACGTTGGTCGCTTTTTTTTTTGGAGAGGTCGTTCATTATCAATGTTGCTTCCCTTAGAATTCACAATTACAAAGTCACTTTTCTGTCGGCAAAATGTATCTCACCCTAAACAAGTTGTAAACACACGTGAACTCAGGATAGTCTCACCGATTAATAGTTACCCCATAAAATAGCCTTTTGACGCCTCTTGCTCTGTGAATTtgatacagctgaaaccattttgTACCCCTGGATAAATGAGCCATATGTTTGTGAGAGCGCCTGCATACTCTTAAGGTCGGAAGTCAGGAAAAAATACACAGTAGAACATAAGGACTAATAAAATCCACGAAGAATACGCCAGTACAAGATTTCAATTCTTCCACAAGAGATGCAGTAGTTCTGATATGTTTTGTAAGGTAGGTGGTGTTGATGCTTAGTAACATTCTTGTAGATTAGAGCCTTAATGGAAGGATGGTTCTTCGTTGTTATTATAAAGTCAGAATCCAGAGTACGCTAGGAAAACCACTCTTGTTTCTCGCTGTGGCATGACCTCCCAGTTACATATTTTCTCATCTATGTGTCCATGAGATCCTATATATACTATGAAATGATATGATTTCCATATTATGCACTTTATAATTATCCTCTACATTTAGCTGTTGCAGATTCCTTTGATATTATCTTCCATCTCTATGTATATGGTTTATTATTCATCTTATTAAGATGCCTCGCAACATGTATTCTAAGATGGACATGAAGGGAAAAATATTCCTAAGGTTAATGTACTGTATTCAAAAAATGATAATGTGTAGCTAAAATTTCCTTTGATTAATATTTCCCTACAAAGAGTATAAACGCTACGTCTCGTCCACGTTAAATAATATAAAGGCTACCAAATAGTCAAATCCACGAAATAATTAAGAttatcaataattcaattatacaatttataatccaaatttagaagagatttttaggtattcttcctaattaaaagttgtggTTCTTCATGTATGTAGTATTCTCTTAGTCCTTAATTATGTGATGATATTCGGATTTCGagagtcaaaataaattattttttaatcataatttattcatttgtcattttaaattattaattattctaacctatattattttaaacgtaGTATTCAACTATGTAAATTTCACGTTCGAagactaaatgattatatatatgttcaaatctagggtcaaaattaagagtaatattaaaATGGGTTAAGGTGATAGGTTGGGTGTGGGTGGATTGTTTTTAATgaatcaaaacttaaaaaaaaaaaaaaaaatggtgtggacctctaataagagacCACGTGGCAAAGCTGTATTTTtagaaaaccaccgttaaaaagtacTGGCTTGGATGAACCAGTTTTATAACGgcatggcatgaatgagcccaacttttaacgatgacataaatgagtcatttctgatagttcagtggcatatttgagttttttccccttttattaaataattgattCTTGActaatatttttaacaatttagCAGAGTTTCAACTTTAAAGTGTCGAGTCTATTTAATTTTAGTAGGTTTAGCATGAAGAAATATCTAATATGAGTAAGTTTAGCATGAAGAAAAGCAATTAATGAGttttttcaactttcaaaaaGTTATTGCAAATCTTATAACTATTTTTCctcatgaatttatttttttgtcaaattGTTGCTCAAACTAGAATTAAAAAGAGCATAAAAATGTTAATTAAGCTTGTCATTCTGTCAAATAACTGGCAACTAGGAAAAAAAAAATcctgataaaataatattatttatttaatttgactTACTCATAATTTGAAGCACACCCAACCAATCTACAAGTGTTAATCACGTCGTTTGATTTACTTTTCTATTactatttgaaaatatttgataATTGCATAGTTGCTTAACATACTATACATTGCTATGATTTTGTGTAAAAATAAGTTATGGCAATTCAAGAAAATCAGTCTCCATATTGAATGTAAGGCAATTGCTCCTTGtgttaattttgaaagaaaagacaCTTAACACTCCATAATTTGCACTATTTTAATTGGTTAGCTTGTGCAACAATACAtcgctgctccacccttaaccagaggtcaagggttcgatcctgggtatgaaaaaaactctgttgggagcgctgccaccttaatgggccctgcaacacGCGATctgaattagtcggggctccaatgcggacACCGAATACcggatgaaaaacaaaaaaaaacaatacaTGTGTAATTCATAAAAGATTTTATCAACAATGTCATACATTTAGAAATTACAATGTGTTCATATGCTCCAATTGTGTTCTTTACTGAAGAATTCAATTTTCTTGCTCTGTAAAGAATCATTTTAAATTCATCCAAAATGAATTAATATATACTAAATAATGTTTTGCAATAAGACAAATAAAGCACATGCCAAATAATCCTAATATTGAATGGTATCTATCACAACACATTTTCTTGTACGACCAATTTTATGTgtctctttcaagaatgatattaATGATAGATGGCAACAAGATTCCTGATCATGGTAATACAATAGAGACAGAtaaaataaacatacaaaaatatatcatctataaagaagTACCAGGTGATATATGTTTCATTACATTTTATACTTTACAATAAGTAAAATgtcatctaattaaatttttaatgttcATCCTCATAGGTTTTAATGATATTCAATCATTTTGACCACGGCAAATAAATTGCTATACATCGATCAACGTTAATTCTTCAAAGAAACTTGCAACTATGTACTATATGGCCTCGACATTCATATACGTGCAACGCACGGGTCgagaaactagtatatatatatatatatatatatatgacaacaTGAAAAACTATTTACATTCTAGATCAAAGATAACGAAGTTAGCAAATTATTCTATCGTAGTTTAATATCTCGACGAGactatttacttttaatttttaggatgtttttacatttttttttaaattctaaaaaagTACACAATATGTAGAGCATgtttggattgttttattttaaatgtttttaagtcaaaatagcttttaaacactttatttgtgaaCTTTTCATAAGTGTCGTATTTTCTAGACATGTTAaatctcttttattttaaataatttttttgttagtttAAAATGAAGGATTCTCTTGCTATCTCAAAATTGTATTTTTCTCTATCGATTTTCCAAATGGCATAAAAGCATTTTGAAGTTCCATTATTCACCATGCTCAATGACcaagataatcaatcaaaaaATCTGAATGAGCGtactttgatttgatttgatgAATCGAGAGAATCATTGTAGAGTTAAAAACAATGTCAGAACATTTGAAGGCGCATTTAAGGCGCAATCATTTTTTCAGCACAACTGCTAGGCTCTCACAATGGATGTAATAGAATTCTATTCCGTTTCTATTACAACACCTAATTTTGTGTCATGCTaagtgttagagttgtgacccgaattttgttgattcgGCCCTAAAAGTTTCGCGGTGCGAttcatttttgtgattttcaatgggtaTGTGGTGGTAgggtatggacctttatgtttttcgggtctaggacctatttgtacgcatgtattatataagtgcgatttagtggGCTATTTCAGGTCATTCTCATATACACGAAATGGAGACTATTGTCTCCAacattgtactctctctccattgaagtgaaacctcctctgcctctgcccgtgatttttcacgtaaatctatgtgtttttgtttttcttttacttgtgattTGCCTATTTTCTGCCCAATCATAACACTAAGAAATAAATTCTATAAGAGATAATTTATTTGGAAGAAAATTCAGAATGCATTAGTTTTATGACAAATAAAATTTGTTTTCACTCCTCCAAATACAATTTTCGAATTGTATttggaattttcatggccaaacgcatctttttttttttacttattttactaAGTGAAGTAATTTTccgaaaaaaaaatgaaaataattttcatggcTAAACGGCTACTTAGTATTATTCTCGTgaatctacctaaaattatatgtattctttacttaaaattttatgatacttaaaacgaTGTGTATAACACTAGAGGCCATTAAAATTTATGGATTCTTAcattaatctcaagttaatctatGCTATAAGAGGATCATAATTAAGTAGGGCTACCGAATTATCGAATTGAActgaaaaatttggtaattggtatttgataattcggtatttggtatggtatttgagaGCAAAAGTTCAATATTTTGGTATTCCGGATTGtgtttggtacaagatattaatacgatttggtattcggtatttaccgaatatcgaacacacacacacatatatataatatgtctAACCAAtccaatagacaatagtattagtcatctcaaagaatctcttggaccttgataatatattcgtaaaaaacaacaaaaagaatactgAATAGGGCTTCTATTAAATTTACTCTTTTAAGTTTAAATGTACATTTGCACATCTCTAATtataatatggtattaccaaataccgtaccGAATTGAAGTTTACTTTACTAATTACTGAATTATCGAACTGATGTTAATAAGTATGGCATGTGGTGTTTAAATACCGATTATTGAATTACCGAACCTAGACTTTAAAAATACCGAATCAAATATTGAACGTTCACCCCTATAATTAAGTATGTAGGGTATAGGTAAAAACATTGTTGAGTTTCCATGAAGACGTATATTTTTCCTAGCTCCATTTTTCTCGATGTTCGATATTTGTAATGAAGCTAAATTTTTCAATATGTACCACGTGGTAAAACACATTTAAGAGGTAGCACTCCCTGCCCATTTTTTTTATATCCGAGACCTCAAATGAAAGATGGAGGAAacataagtattttttttcttaaaaagtacTACAAACATTAATTTGTATTGGTTGTACTATCATTCAACTCTTCAGTTACTtggttttctaatttttttttttttcaggatACATGGGCCCTGCGCCCATAATTATGGTGGCAAAATTATTCCTTCAGACTATGTGGGTGTGGGGCTGGTTGAAGTaagcctttttttttaaatagtgcGGGGCGGGGCAGGTTGCGAGTACATGAGAgtttaaatcaagaaaaaactaaTAATTAGTATTACTCTCGTGAATCtaa
Proteins encoded in this window:
- the LOC107868294 gene encoding LRR receptor-like serine/threonine-protein kinase RGI2 isoform X1, whose protein sequence is MARLHRLKYLRLSVNNFSGKVPSWFGFLHQLQFLSLKNNCFTGSIPCSFSNISKLETLNLNFNLIEGQIPKVIGSLINLRELNMRGNKLIGSIPLSLSNASRLETLEISHNSLQGNIPEGIGNLHNMKVLSVQYNQLTGSIPFTVFNISRIENIAFTMNSLSGSLPNGLCNALPILKGLYLSRNKLHGHIPTSLSNCSQLQLLYLSVNDLTGEIPKEISNLNELEVLNLAFNRFCGSLDMEIFNISGLKIIDLSFNNLSGSLPPNIGSILPNIEELYVMNFTNLIGTIPHSISNCSKLTILELSHNQLTGLIPYSLGYLTHLQYLNLGGNNLTSDSSLSFLTSLTNCRNLTVLYIFLNPLNGMLPASTGNLSTSLRKFYAVSCKINGRIPNEVGNLSSLLDLHLSGNNLAGSIPKTIGNLRNLQRFNLSNNKLTGFVGDHICKLQHLGAIYLGQNQLSGSLPNCLGNVTSLKEIYLDSNKLSSNIPSSLWNLKDLMFLD